In one window of Candidatus Protochlamydia phocaeensis DNA:
- a CDS encoding type II secretion system protein GspD, protein MTKQWIWIAGLLFLLGSSPSCSWAQSISEKKANLKSVDSDLDRETEKFLFQVNQETQDIHAQIQRLYETVFDLYRSDAPPEEYRHLLNEINERKRYLAHLEMQWRELASRSSRTEGYGLWHAPETTLEQLIIDYGSQDYVYLIPPDVGSIKLSVDSNLPIPRAAWSEMLELILSQNGVGIKALNPYLRQLFLIKQNHSNLRLITNQRQDLEVLPPEARVSFVLSPEPSEVRRTYAFLERFINPNSMVLQVVGRDILLIGQAGEIIDLLKLYDFVATNRGEKDYRLIPVFKVKAGEMARILEATFDQAEHGVIEVETAKGVQLAKAGPDINGIKIVVLENMAQALFVVGTREEVRKAEEIVRKVECEIGGARDKVVFWYNVKHSDAEELADVLFRVYNLMIATGTGMDMPNPQNVQNEVVVVDNPRGPPPPVPPPPQKEPPILLYGQEGYYQEGGYIVNPAPAQPHVFVQENPNEGRENFIVDLKTGSIVMVVETDILPKIKELLRKLDVPKKMVQIETLLFEKILTRDNTFGLNLLKIGDHIANNKNITGAVFNNLFPKGKDHVASNAGVFEFFLSRKGSDCGIPPFDLAYRFLLSQDDVQINSSPSILTVNQTPATIAINEDISINTGVFEVETAKGVTLKDAFTRAQYGITISIKPTIHLSQREEEDQDFDYVTLETDITFDTIHPGGDKSRPDVTRRHITNQVQVPDGDTVILGGLRRKITNDNREAIPFLGELPGLGKLFSINSLRDSSTEMFIFITPHIVKDPKEQLQCLRQELLCLRPGDIPYFLECVEEAHRYEKTRLMEGSMTMLFGRPQERYYILDSCACEGEYDGR, encoded by the coding sequence ATGACAAAGCAATGGATTTGGATCGCAGGACTTCTCTTTTTATTAGGCAGCAGCCCTTCCTGCTCATGGGCGCAATCAATTTCTGAGAAAAAAGCTAATTTAAAATCGGTTGATAGCGATTTGGACAGGGAAACCGAGAAGTTCCTTTTCCAGGTCAACCAGGAAACGCAAGACATCCATGCCCAGATTCAGCGGCTGTATGAGACTGTGTTTGATCTTTATCGATCAGATGCGCCTCCCGAGGAATATAGGCATTTGCTGAATGAAATCAATGAAAGAAAAAGATATCTGGCCCATTTAGAGATGCAATGGCGCGAATTGGCTTCACGCAGCAGCCGGACGGAGGGATATGGACTTTGGCATGCTCCCGAAACGACATTAGAACAGCTGATCATTGACTATGGTTCGCAAGACTATGTGTATTTAATCCCGCCGGATGTGGGCTCGATCAAGCTAAGTGTGGACTCCAACCTTCCCATTCCTCGTGCCGCATGGAGCGAAATGCTAGAATTGATTCTAAGCCAAAATGGGGTGGGGATTAAAGCGCTTAATCCTTATTTGCGCCAGCTTTTCTTAATCAAGCAGAACCATTCAAATTTGCGGCTGATTACCAACCAAAGGCAAGATTTAGAAGTCCTTCCTCCTGAAGCCCGGGTCAGCTTTGTCTTGTCCCCTGAGCCATCCGAAGTGCGGCGCACTTATGCTTTCTTGGAAAGATTTATCAATCCCAATTCCATGGTTTTGCAAGTTGTCGGACGCGACATTTTGCTCATCGGGCAAGCAGGAGAAATCATAGACTTGCTTAAGCTCTATGATTTTGTAGCGACCAACCGAGGGGAAAAAGACTATCGCTTGATTCCCGTTTTTAAGGTCAAGGCCGGAGAAATGGCGAGAATTTTAGAGGCGACTTTTGACCAGGCCGAGCATGGGGTGATAGAAGTCGAGACGGCCAAAGGCGTTCAGTTGGCCAAAGCCGGTCCCGACATCAATGGAATCAAGATTGTCGTGCTTGAGAATATGGCCCAAGCTCTTTTTGTCGTAGGCACAAGAGAAGAAGTGAGAAAAGCCGAGGAAATTGTACGCAAGGTGGAGTGCGAAATCGGCGGTGCGCGCGACAAGGTTGTTTTTTGGTACAATGTCAAGCATTCGGATGCCGAAGAATTGGCAGACGTCCTTTTCCGCGTCTATAACCTCATGATCGCAACGGGAACCGGCATGGACATGCCAAATCCTCAAAATGTCCAAAATGAAGTCGTTGTGGTCGATAATCCAAGGGGACCTCCGCCTCCCGTTCCCCCTCCTCCGCAAAAAGAGCCTCCCATTCTGCTATACGGGCAAGAAGGGTATTATCAAGAAGGCGGATACATTGTCAATCCGGCCCCTGCGCAGCCGCACGTCTTTGTCCAGGAAAATCCCAATGAAGGAAGGGAGAATTTTATTGTCGATTTGAAGACCGGTTCGATCGTCATGGTGGTGGAAACGGACATCCTGCCCAAAATTAAAGAGCTATTGCGCAAGCTTGACGTGCCGAAGAAAATGGTTCAAATCGAAACGCTGCTTTTTGAAAAGATTCTGACGAGGGATAATACCTTCGGCCTCAATTTGCTAAAAATAGGCGATCATATCGCGAACAATAAAAATATCACGGGAGCTGTATTCAACAACCTTTTTCCAAAAGGCAAAGATCACGTGGCATCCAATGCCGGCGTGTTCGAGTTTTTCCTGAGCCGCAAGGGGTCGGACTGCGGCATTCCTCCCTTTGATCTGGCTTACCGCTTTTTATTGTCGCAAGATGATGTTCAGATTAATTCAAGCCCGTCTATTCTGACCGTTAATCAAACGCCGGCGACGATTGCCATCAACGAGGATATTTCCATCAATACCGGCGTCTTTGAAGTGGAAACGGCTAAAGGAGTGACTTTAAAGGACGCGTTTACACGCGCCCAATATGGGATCACCATTAGCATTAAGCCGACCATCCACCTAAGTCAGCGTGAGGAAGAAGACCAGGATTTTGACTATGTGACATTGGAAACAGATATCACTTTTGACACGATCCATCCCGGCGGCGATAAATCCAGGCCCGATGTCACGCGGCGCCATATTACCAACCAAGTACAAGTGCCGGATGGCGATACGGTCATTTTGGGGGGCTTGCGCCGCAAAATCACCAATGACAACCGCGAAGCCATTCCTTTCTTGGGCGAGCTTCCTGGCCTTGGCAAGCTTTTCAGCATCAATTCGCTTAGGGACAGCAGCACCGAGATGTTTATTTTCATTACGCCGCACATTGTCAAAGATCCCAAAGAGCAATTGCAATGCTTGCGGCAAGAGCTTTTATGCTTGCGCCCCGGAGATATTCCTTACTTTTTAGAATGCGTCGAAGAAGCGCACCGCTATGAGAAGACGCGCTTGATGGAAGGCAGCATGACTATGCTGTTTGGCCGTCCGCAGGAGCGTTATTACATTTTAGATAGTTGTGCATGTGAAGGGGAATATGACGGAAGGTAA
- a CDS encoding PulJ/GspJ family protein, with protein sequence MKCKRKQHLTLLETLIAISLLAAILTIVFGFFRELAEIHRQTEVQQKESFQMRYAETRLNFIFERLVNENKETKENFYFFTQAADRGFSNHPSLVFSFDNEARANPVFSGDILARLYVDLDHRLCLAMWPFHMENPHADMQKEVLLENVSHIRYEFYAAPERMANEKGIYTNRIDPQKLEPEKDRWHEEWFKTYNQMPSIMKITVSIADDSKAIHKFGKAWKKDRQLTFAFVLPSSKNFIYYPPN encoded by the coding sequence ATGAAGTGCAAGCGTAAGCAGCATTTAACTTTACTTGAGACGTTGATTGCCATTTCGCTGCTGGCGGCTATTTTGACAATCGTTTTTGGCTTTTTTAGAGAATTGGCCGAGATTCACCGTCAGACAGAAGTCCAGCAAAAAGAAAGCTTTCAAATGCGCTATGCCGAAACGCGCTTGAACTTTATTTTTGAACGGTTGGTCAATGAAAATAAAGAGACTAAAGAAAACTTTTACTTTTTTACTCAAGCCGCTGACCGGGGATTTTCCAATCACCCCAGTTTGGTTTTTAGCTTCGATAATGAAGCCCGCGCCAATCCCGTTTTTTCAGGGGATATCCTAGCCCGCTTGTATGTCGATCTCGATCATCGCCTATGCTTGGCTATGTGGCCCTTCCATATGGAAAATCCGCATGCGGATATGCAAAAAGAGGTGTTGCTGGAAAATGTCTCCCATATTCGCTATGAATTTTATGCCGCGCCGGAAAGGATGGCGAACGAAAAGGGAATTTACACAAACAGGATCGATCCACAAAAACTCGAGCCGGAAAAAGACCGCTGGCATGAAGAGTGGTTTAAAACCTATAATCAAATGCCCTCTATCATGAAAATAACGGTATCGATTGCCGATGATTCCAAGGCCATTCACAAGTTTGGGAAGGCTTGGAAAAAAGATAGGCAGCTGACGTTTGCCTTTGTGCTGCCAAGCAGTAAGAATTTTATCTACTATCCGCCAAATTAA
- a CDS encoding ATP-binding cassette domain-containing protein, giving the protein MTQDLVTISQLSKQFEKGAPLALDSIDTVIPKGKIVGLAGPDGAGKTTLIRLIAGLLLPSSGSITVAGYDTVQEARAIHHLIGYMPQKFGLYEDLTVMQNLVLYADLRGVLGAERRATFERLLDFTGLAPFTDRLAGNLSGGMKQKLGLACSLIRKPALLLLDEPSVGVDPISRRELWKMVQDLLHEDISVLWSTAYLDEAERCDAVLLLNEGKLLYSGPPSGLTSRVEGRTFKVTQISGNRREVLVKALNQSNVIDGVIQGSDVRLVIKEKRSSPFDLSILGAGEQAQIEPTPPRFEDAFVDILGGGPGGESALANEIPRIPPKPGPIIETKDLVKKFGSFTAADHITFDIRSGEIFGLLGPNGAGKSTTFKMMCGLLKPTSGEAFVNGLNLEVAPSQARSHIGYMAQKFSLYGDLSVLQNLNFFSGIYNLKGSRRRTIIQQMVDIFALKPYLDVSAGTLPLGFKQRLALSCAVMHYPTVLFLDEPTSGVDPITRREFWNHINGLVEKGVTVMVTTHFMDEAEYCDRIGLVYRSKLIKVGTPDELKQAAKSSDNPHPTLEDAFIFLIERYEEAQHAQQ; this is encoded by the coding sequence GTGACGCAAGACCTTGTGACCATTTCTCAACTTTCGAAGCAGTTCGAAAAGGGAGCGCCTTTAGCGCTGGATTCCATTGATACGGTTATTCCCAAGGGAAAAATTGTGGGGTTGGCAGGCCCTGATGGCGCTGGAAAAACGACGCTGATCCGCTTAATTGCCGGCCTGCTCCTGCCGTCTTCGGGATCGATCACCGTGGCAGGCTATGACACGGTCCAAGAAGCCAGGGCCATCCATCACCTCATTGGCTATATGCCGCAAAAGTTTGGCTTATACGAAGACCTGACCGTTATGCAAAATTTGGTTCTGTATGCCGATTTAAGAGGCGTCCTAGGTGCTGAGCGGCGGGCTACATTTGAGAGGCTGCTGGATTTTACGGGCCTGGCTCCCTTTACTGATCGCCTAGCGGGCAATTTATCAGGCGGCATGAAGCAAAAGCTTGGCTTGGCTTGCTCTTTGATCCGCAAGCCCGCTTTATTGCTGTTGGATGAACCCAGTGTTGGTGTAGACCCTATTTCACGCCGTGAATTATGGAAAATGGTGCAGGATCTACTGCATGAAGATATTTCCGTTTTATGGAGCACGGCTTATTTGGACGAGGCTGAGCGCTGCGATGCCGTCCTGCTTCTCAATGAAGGCAAGCTTCTTTACAGCGGCCCTCCTTCAGGATTGACCAGCCGCGTGGAAGGACGCACCTTTAAAGTCACGCAAATCAGCGGCAATCGCCGAGAAGTATTGGTCAAAGCGCTCAATCAATCCAATGTCATTGATGGGGTTATCCAAGGAAGCGATGTCCGGCTTGTGATTAAAGAAAAACGGTCGTCTCCTTTTGATTTAAGCATTTTGGGAGCCGGTGAACAAGCGCAAATCGAGCCTACGCCGCCTCGATTTGAGGATGCTTTTGTCGATATTCTGGGGGGAGGGCCTGGAGGGGAATCCGCTTTAGCGAATGAAATCCCGCGCATTCCCCCTAAACCTGGGCCCATTATCGAAACGAAGGATCTGGTCAAAAAATTCGGCTCTTTTACGGCTGCCGACCACATTACCTTTGACATTCGCAGCGGCGAGATCTTTGGGCTGCTGGGGCCTAATGGAGCCGGAAAATCCACGACCTTCAAGATGATGTGCGGTCTGCTTAAACCGACTTCAGGAGAAGCGTTTGTCAATGGCTTGAACCTGGAAGTCGCTCCCAGCCAAGCGCGTTCCCATATTGGCTACATGGCGCAAAAATTTTCTCTATATGGAGATTTAAGCGTCTTGCAGAACTTAAATTTTTTTTCCGGTATTTACAACTTAAAGGGAAGCCGTCGCCGCACAATTATTCAACAAATGGTTGATATTTTTGCCTTGAAGCCTTATTTGGATGTGTCGGCAGGGACTTTGCCTTTGGGCTTTAAACAGCGCCTTGCCCTTTCCTGCGCCGTTATGCATTATCCCACTGTGCTTTTTTTGGACGAACCGACCTCTGGGGTCGATCCCATTACGCGAAGGGAATTTTGGAATCATATTAACGGACTGGTTGAAAAGGGCGTGACCGTCATGGTGACGACCCATTTTATGGACGAAGCCGAATACTGCGACCGCATCGGGCTTGTGTATCGAAGCAAGCTCATCAAAGTGGGGACGCCGGATGAATTAAAACAGGCGGCTAAATCTTCTGATAATCCGCATCCGACTTTAGAAGACGCCTTTATTTTTTTGATCGAGCGTTATGAAGAGGCTCAGCATGCCCAGCAATAA
- a CDS encoding small ribosomal subunit Rsm22 family protein: protein MKLPEQLQQAIESEIEIAGLKELAEAREELTGRYRRLSGGKRQFMTTDLERQSYIATRLPATYAAVYSALQAVKERTPGLQIKRLLDLGTGPGTAMWAACECFPEIESITLVEKDQALAAIGQRLARHSAHPAMQKANWQIADLENLPSLQTHDLVILSYSIGELVPASMLPLIEQCWQSAEQALVVIEPGTPAGFERIRLIRRQLIEMGSHLVAPCPHQSACPMSHSDWCHFAARVERSSFHRRLKGAVLSYEDEKFSYVAGTKECFPLPAARILRHPQQHSGHVQLTLCTESGVRQPTISKRTPDAYKQARKAEWGEVWEEKSQTEGKKDEGVSLNC, encoded by the coding sequence ATGAAACTACCCGAGCAGCTGCAGCAAGCCATCGAGTCTGAAATTGAAATTGCGGGCCTAAAAGAACTCGCGGAAGCCCGCGAGGAACTGACCGGACGCTATCGCCGTCTTTCGGGGGGAAAACGGCAATTCATGACAACGGACCTTGAGCGGCAATCTTATATTGCCACCCGCCTTCCCGCCACTTATGCTGCGGTATATAGTGCACTGCAAGCCGTTAAGGAGCGAACGCCCGGCTTGCAGATTAAGCGCTTATTGGACTTGGGGACAGGACCCGGGACGGCTATGTGGGCGGCTTGCGAATGCTTCCCGGAAATCGAGTCCATTACATTGGTTGAGAAAGACCAAGCATTGGCAGCCATTGGGCAGCGCCTGGCGCGCCATAGCGCGCATCCTGCCATGCAAAAGGCGAATTGGCAAATTGCCGACCTGGAGAATCTCCCTTCCTTGCAAACTCACGATCTTGTCATTTTATCTTATTCAATTGGAGAGCTTGTTCCTGCATCAATGCTGCCTTTGATTGAGCAATGCTGGCAAAGTGCCGAGCAAGCGCTCGTTGTCATCGAACCGGGCACGCCTGCAGGATTTGAGCGCATCCGGCTTATTCGGCGCCAGCTGATTGAAATGGGCAGCCATCTCGTGGCCCCTTGTCCCCATCAATCCGCTTGCCCCATGTCTCATAGCGATTGGTGCCATTTTGCTGCACGCGTTGAGCGCTCCTCCTTCCATCGCCGCTTAAAAGGTGCCGTTTTAAGCTATGAAGACGAAAAATTTTCCTATGTGGCGGGGACCAAAGAATGCTTTCCTCTTCCTGCCGCCCGCATTCTGCGCCATCCCCAACAGCATTCCGGGCATGTCCAGCTGACGCTTTGCACAGAGAGCGGTGTCCGGCAGCCCACCATCTCCAAGCGTACACCTGACGCCTACAAACAAGCGCGTAAAGCGGAATGGGGAGAGGTATGGGAAGAAAAGAGCCAAACAGAGGGCAAAAAGGACGAAGGCGTATCCCTAAATTGCTAA
- the gspE gene encoding type II secretion system ATPase GspE — translation MTEGNGIKQEQLGEGLALQGMLGGDAQASLAEQLGMAIYPDLSDLHVSKERYKQVSYAFAKKHIVLPIKDDGSCVTVAIADPLNLASLEELRFLFDSQVEAVYSPREVILSAIHDCYNTEDGAASQLIADLTGRGEDGRDGDVEVFDLLDHGKHQSPIIQLLNLILTEAIQQGASDIHFEPSENGMRVRYRIDGVLQNRHAPSLDYQVQLLTRIKVMSKLDIAEHRLPQDGRIKLRMGRREIDFRVSTVPIAGGERIVLRILDKGNVLLGLDKIGMLPSVFEQFKRLIDLPEGIVLVTGPTGSGKTTTLYSAICEMANDEINIMTIEDPVEYNLKGIAQIGVHHKIKLDFATGLRHILRQDPDVIMVGEIRDKETAEIAIQAALTGHLVLSTLHTNDAPSAITRLVDMGIEPYLLSSCIVGVLAQRLVRRICPECKEAYQPSERELQSLGIKPETLVNGCLYRGKGCSYCYGTGFKGRQGVYELMPVNNAINKQIVQSPDAVEMRRVALGQGMISLLGHGAELVRSGQSTVAEVLRVARGIEEQG, via the coding sequence ATGACGGAAGGTAATGGAATAAAACAGGAGCAGCTTGGCGAAGGGCTGGCCTTGCAGGGGATGCTAGGAGGAGATGCGCAGGCAAGCCTGGCCGAACAGTTGGGCATGGCCATTTATCCGGACCTTTCCGATCTGCATGTCAGCAAAGAGCGCTATAAGCAAGTGTCTTATGCCTTTGCCAAAAAGCATATTGTCCTTCCCATCAAAGATGACGGATCTTGCGTAACCGTTGCCATTGCCGATCCGCTCAACCTCGCGTCCCTTGAAGAGCTGCGCTTTTTATTTGATAGCCAAGTCGAGGCTGTCTATAGCCCGCGGGAAGTGATTTTATCCGCCATTCACGATTGCTATAATACCGAAGATGGGGCCGCCTCGCAGCTGATTGCCGATTTGACCGGAAGAGGCGAAGACGGGCGGGATGGAGACGTTGAGGTTTTCGATTTATTGGATCATGGGAAGCACCAATCGCCGATCATCCAACTGCTCAACCTCATTTTGACAGAAGCCATTCAGCAAGGCGCTTCGGACATCCACTTTGAGCCTTCAGAAAATGGGATGCGGGTGCGCTATCGCATCGATGGCGTCTTGCAAAACCGCCATGCGCCTTCGCTGGACTATCAGGTGCAATTATTGACGCGGATTAAAGTGATGTCCAAACTGGATATTGCCGAGCATCGGCTACCGCAGGACGGACGCATTAAGCTGCGCATGGGAAGGCGGGAGATCGATTTTCGCGTCAGTACGGTTCCCATTGCCGGCGGCGAGCGCATTGTTTTGCGTATCCTGGACAAAGGCAATGTCTTGCTGGGACTGGACAAGATCGGCATGCTGCCTTCCGTGTTCGAGCAGTTCAAGCGCCTCATTGACCTTCCCGAAGGGATTGTCTTGGTCACGGGGCCGACAGGAAGCGGAAAGACGACAACGCTTTATAGCGCCATTTGCGAGATGGCCAACGATGAAATTAACATCATGACAATCGAGGATCCGGTTGAATATAACCTTAAAGGAATTGCCCAGATCGGCGTGCATCACAAGATTAAATTGGACTTTGCAACGGGATTGAGGCATATCCTCCGTCAGGATCCGGATGTCATCATGGTCGGGGAAATACGCGATAAGGAAACGGCCGAGATTGCCATCCAAGCAGCTTTGACAGGTCACTTGGTTTTAAGCACGCTACACACGAACGATGCCCCTTCCGCCATTACGCGCCTTGTCGATATGGGGATTGAACCTTATCTGCTATCGTCTTGTATTGTAGGCGTGCTTGCGCAGCGCTTGGTGCGCCGCATCTGCCCTGAATGCAAAGAAGCCTATCAGCCCAGTGAAAGAGAACTTCAAAGCCTGGGTATTAAACCGGAAACTTTGGTCAATGGATGTCTCTATCGCGGAAAAGGCTGCAGCTATTGCTATGGAACAGGATTTAAAGGACGCCAAGGCGTTTATGAATTGATGCCTGTTAACAATGCTATTAACAAGCAGATCGTGCAAAGCCCAGACGCGGTTGAAATGCGCCGCGTTGCTTTAGGACAGGGAATGATCAGCTTGCTTGGGCATGGAGCGGAGCTCGTGCGTTCCGGTCAATCGACGGTTGCCGAGGTCTTGCGGGTGGCCAGGGGAATTGAAGAGCAAGGATAG
- a CDS encoding efflux RND transporter periplasmic adaptor subunit codes for MRRFVIFLIFLLFFAGAAYALWVIFQEKPKEANTLILYGNVDVRQVDLGFRVLGRVQSMPFEEGDFVPKGHFMAALDKQPYEDQVKQAQAHVASVSASLNNAERLVKRRQQLIGTGAVSSEDYEDAISSREVYQANLKEAQAALGVAMTNLQDTVIYAPSDGTILTRIREPGAIVREADPIYTLSLTSPIWVRAYVSEPDLGKIYPGMPAEVLTDTSGSPVYRGHIGFISPVAEFTPKTVETTQLRTDLVYRLRIIADNPDNGLRQGMPVTVKLRLKQQSPEERP; via the coding sequence ATGAGGCGCTTCGTTATTTTTCTTATCTTCCTGCTCTTTTTTGCTGGAGCGGCCTATGCTCTATGGGTGATTTTTCAGGAAAAGCCTAAGGAAGCTAACACACTCATTTTGTATGGCAATGTCGATGTTCGCCAAGTGGATTTAGGCTTCCGCGTCCTAGGGCGCGTACAATCCATGCCTTTTGAAGAAGGCGATTTTGTTCCCAAGGGCCATTTTATGGCCGCTTTAGATAAGCAGCCATATGAGGACCAAGTCAAGCAAGCCCAGGCCCATGTGGCATCCGTTTCGGCTTCCTTAAATAATGCTGAACGGCTTGTCAAGCGGCGCCAGCAGCTCATTGGAACAGGTGCAGTATCAAGCGAAGACTATGAGGATGCCATTTCTTCAAGAGAAGTGTATCAAGCCAATCTCAAAGAAGCACAGGCTGCGTTAGGGGTTGCTATGACCAATTTGCAGGATACGGTGATCTATGCCCCCTCGGATGGCACTATTCTCACACGCATCCGCGAGCCGGGTGCGATTGTGCGTGAAGCGGACCCCATCTATACCCTTTCCTTGACTTCTCCTATTTGGGTGCGCGCCTATGTTTCGGAGCCTGATTTGGGAAAAATTTATCCAGGCATGCCGGCGGAAGTCCTTACCGATACGTCGGGAAGCCCGGTCTATCGCGGTCACATCGGATTTATTTCTCCAGTGGCGGAATTTACCCCTAAAACAGTTGAGACGACGCAATTGCGCACAGATCTAGTCTATCGCTTGCGCATTATAGCCGATAATCCCGACAATGGGTTGCGCCAAGGAATGCCGGTCACAGTCAAGCTTCGCCTCAAACAGCAGTCGCCAGAGGAAAGGCCGTGA
- a CDS encoding type II secretion system protein — MKKFAFKKRFVTLVEMMIVMFLIAMITGVIAYNYTGSLDEGKAFKTKAGIEKIHTILDLHLASHPEDKESLDTNWKGIVERSQLVKNPKELLKDGWGAEYDVSTNQEGDIEIRSGKYEAYQSKKGAGSLFNK; from the coding sequence ATGAAGAAATTTGCTTTTAAGAAACGCTTTGTCACTCTTGTCGAGATGATGATCGTCATGTTTTTGATCGCCATGATCACTGGCGTAATCGCGTATAACTATACGGGCAGCTTGGATGAAGGAAAGGCTTTTAAGACCAAAGCGGGTATTGAGAAAATTCATACCATTCTTGACCTGCATTTGGCTTCACATCCAGAAGATAAAGAAAGTTTAGATACAAACTGGAAAGGTATTGTGGAAAGATCGCAGCTGGTGAAAAATCCCAAAGAATTGCTGAAAGACGGATGGGGTGCTGAGTACGATGTGAGCACGAACCAGGAAGGCGACATTGAAATCAGATCCGGCAAGTATGAAGCTTATCAATCCAAGAAAGGCGCCGGCAGCCTGTTTAATAAATAG
- a CDS encoding pilus assembly FimT family protein: protein MRIVRQPCFTLLELLIVLFILSLGLALTGVKLKEAYDEQRFASEVQQVLDRLRMAQDLMLIMNADVQVCFSRNAKTKQIECKLDIEKPIKDGWANLIERPLALSAIRSYQFNGSQDDPLILRFSLGKMSQGQLTLLEASEAKEARKDFIELPGYPSPLVRGGRRIKEKERSEESQQLYPIEVYEELYLKKD from the coding sequence ATGAGGATAGTCAGGCAGCCCTGTTTTACTCTTTTAGAATTGTTGATCGTTCTATTCATCCTCTCGTTGGGCTTGGCTTTAACGGGAGTCAAACTCAAAGAGGCTTACGACGAGCAGCGCTTCGCGTCCGAAGTCCAACAGGTTCTTGATCGCTTAAGAATGGCTCAAGATTTGATGTTAATTATGAATGCGGATGTCCAAGTCTGTTTTTCCCGCAATGCCAAAACCAAGCAGATTGAATGCAAATTGGACATTGAAAAGCCGATAAAAGACGGGTGGGCAAACCTAATTGAGCGGCCCTTGGCGCTTTCAGCCATCCGTTCTTATCAATTCAATGGAAGCCAAGACGATCCTTTGATTTTACGCTTCTCATTGGGAAAAATGAGCCAAGGACAGTTGACTCTATTGGAAGCAAGCGAGGCGAAAGAGGCACGGAAGGATTTTATTGAGTTGCCGGGTTATCCCAGCCCGCTTGTGCGCGGCGGCAGACGTATAAAGGAAAAAGAAAGGAGCGAGGAAAGCCAGCAGCTTTATCCAATCGAGGTATATGAAGAACTTTATCTCAAAAAGGACTAA
- a CDS encoding type II secretion system F family protein produces MPLYQYQYVDGKGKRRSGFIEAQGDREAKDKLREQGLLVTQLGIKNKVKTKQNLKGESLLAFTVQLSQLVNAGVPLFESLMALEEQVRGETYHRIILSLCEQIRSGSSLSAAMATYPESFDKLYCGMVAAGEAVGALGPVLEKLTQFLAKQMKLKKQITTAMIYPCILGSFSMLIIALLLGFVVPSLEGIFAERQLNAFTNGVLVISHIFRGYWWLYIPIGIGAIAGAIWKLRSIEGRVWIEKNLLKLPVIKTLIIQTSVSRFCRTMATLLQGGLSMIEALRISRGVMRNAILEKEVQVAEGKIIEGHSLSQELGRSAYIPQLVSRMLAVGEESGTSVVMLGRIADMYEQELEKTLDRVMALAQPVILIVMGLVIGTVLLAILLPLTDVSSFSVG; encoded by the coding sequence ATGCCGCTTTATCAATATCAATACGTTGACGGAAAAGGAAAAAGGCGATCGGGCTTTATTGAAGCACAAGGGGATCGGGAAGCGAAGGATAAATTGCGCGAGCAAGGGCTTCTGGTCACTCAGCTTGGCATAAAGAATAAAGTAAAGACCAAGCAGAATCTGAAAGGAGAAAGCTTGCTGGCCTTCACGGTGCAACTTTCGCAGCTTGTCAATGCGGGCGTACCCCTTTTCGAAAGCTTAATGGCACTGGAAGAGCAGGTGCGGGGGGAGACTTATCATCGCATTATTCTGAGCTTATGCGAACAGATCCGCTCGGGAAGCTCCCTTTCCGCTGCGATGGCCACCTATCCGGAGAGCTTTGATAAATTGTATTGCGGTATGGTAGCAGCAGGAGAAGCAGTCGGGGCTCTTGGCCCTGTACTTGAAAAACTGACGCAATTTTTAGCCAAGCAAATGAAGCTAAAGAAACAGATTACAACGGCCATGATCTATCCATGCATATTGGGTAGCTTTTCCATGTTGATCATTGCCTTGCTATTGGGGTTTGTGGTCCCCTCTCTTGAGGGAATTTTTGCCGAAAGGCAGCTCAATGCTTTTACAAATGGAGTATTGGTCATCAGCCATATTTTCCGCGGTTACTGGTGGCTGTACATTCCAATCGGAATTGGCGCAATAGCGGGGGCGATATGGAAGCTGCGCTCGATTGAAGGACGTGTGTGGATAGAGAAGAATTTATTGAAGCTGCCGGTGATTAAAACGCTTATCATTCAAACGTCGGTCTCGCGCTTTTGCCGGACCATGGCAACTCTTTTACAGGGCGGTTTAAGCATGATCGAAGCCTTGCGCATTTCACGCGGGGTGATGAGGAATGCTATTTTAGAAAAAGAAGTCCAGGTAGCCGAAGGAAAAATTATTGAAGGACATTCGCTTAGCCAAGAGCTGGGACGCTCGGCCTATATTCCCCAGCTTGTCTCGCGCATGCTGGCGGTTGGAGAAGAGTCAGGAACATCGGTTGTCATGCTAGGTCGCATAGCCGATATGTACGAACAAGAATTGGAAAAGACGCTCGATCGCGTGATGGCATTGGCCCAGCCCGTTATTTTGATCGTCATGGGGCTGGTGATCGGAACTGTATTATTGGCCATCTTATTGCCACTCACCGACGTTAGTTCCTTTTCAGTAGGATGA